The following proteins come from a genomic window of Candidatus Palauibacter soopunensis:
- a CDS encoding PIG-L family deacetylase: MQPRLTSTLMAAVAWCLLSAPAHAQGSRLPGAIEAGLILRQLDGVKRVLVVAAHPDDEDTALLTTLARGWGVEAAYFSFTRGEGGQNLIGTELGEGLGIIRSGELLAARRIDGAQQFFGRAFDFGYSKTAEETFAKWPRERVLSDLVWTIRRFRPHVLITMWSGTERDGHGHHQVSGLLTREAFDAAGDASRFPEQLAAGAEPWAPLKLYRRPLFELGATSIELETGTLDPLLGLTHHQVAMDSRSQHRSQDFGTALPLGRRATRLSLVSSRVGGSPTEPLLAGVDTTLASLAADLGETAQADVRLYREAIGRAAGSLDATQPETALPFLAEASRRLERLSAAARGGRESELRRELDRRARLLMRAILAVTGVRVELRARDDVLVPGQTVLVEARVWSGAGATLELDPPVLEVPQGWSVEGIGPEVETEPDDLGPFARFFRQEDTVFDPLARARVEPGELGLWRYAVTVPADAPPASPWFLERPRDGDLYEWPEAPDLRALPFRPPPLHGRVSAVVSAAGERLDVEVEDPVRYRAVDGVTGESWRPLQVAPRVSVAAAAPTMIWPASHPDSRVVAFRVSNFAREATAGEIGLDLPPGWRAAPETVSFELAGEGAVQTVGFSVEPPAGEAEGEFLAQPRIRIAGDAVPATRATIIDYPHIEPRLLAGDAAVRIVRFPVRVADRRIGYVMGSGDDGPEAIRQLGLDVELIEPGDWEAERLDRFDTIVLGVRAYEVREDLIAANAELLAWAERGGTVVVQYNRYEFNRGAYAPYPIAIGRPAPRVTEEDASVTLVDPQAPVLMEPNRLGPADFEGWVQERGLYFPDAWDERYQAPLEMADTGEPPNRGSLLAAPVGRGLYIHTSLSFFRQLRAGVPGAFRLWANLLSLDGSRWREIAAP, encoded by the coding sequence ATGCAACCTCGATTGACGTCCACCCTGATGGCCGCCGTGGCGTGGTGCCTGCTCTCGGCGCCGGCGCACGCGCAGGGGTCGCGCCTTCCCGGCGCGATCGAAGCGGGACTCATCCTCCGGCAGCTCGATGGGGTGAAGAGGGTCCTCGTCGTGGCGGCGCACCCGGACGACGAGGACACGGCTCTGCTGACCACGCTCGCGCGCGGATGGGGGGTGGAGGCCGCCTACTTCTCGTTCACGCGAGGCGAGGGAGGCCAAAACCTCATCGGCACCGAACTCGGCGAGGGACTCGGCATCATCCGCTCGGGCGAACTGCTGGCCGCCCGCAGGATCGACGGGGCGCAGCAGTTCTTCGGCCGCGCGTTCGACTTCGGCTACTCGAAGACCGCGGAGGAAACCTTCGCGAAGTGGCCGCGCGAGCGCGTCCTCTCCGACCTGGTGTGGACCATCCGACGCTTTCGTCCTCATGTGCTCATCACGATGTGGAGCGGAACGGAGCGGGACGGCCACGGGCACCACCAGGTATCGGGCCTTCTCACGCGCGAGGCCTTCGATGCCGCCGGAGACGCCAGCCGCTTCCCCGAACAGCTGGCGGCGGGCGCGGAACCCTGGGCGCCCCTGAAGCTGTACCGGCGCCCCCTCTTCGAACTGGGCGCCACCTCGATCGAACTCGAGACGGGCACACTCGATCCCCTGCTCGGCCTTACGCATCACCAGGTGGCGATGGACAGCCGCAGCCAGCACCGTTCGCAGGATTTCGGTACGGCCCTGCCGCTCGGTCGTCGCGCCACTCGCCTGTCGCTCGTGTCGTCGCGGGTCGGCGGCTCACCGACGGAGCCGCTGCTGGCGGGCGTCGACACGACCCTGGCATCGCTCGCTGCCGACCTCGGCGAGACGGCGCAGGCGGACGTTCGCTTGTACCGGGAGGCGATCGGCCGCGCCGCCGGCTCGCTCGATGCGACACAGCCGGAAACCGCCCTGCCCTTCCTCGCCGAGGCGTCGCGCCGATTGGAGCGGCTCAGCGCCGCCGCGCGCGGCGGGCGGGAAAGCGAGCTGCGGCGCGAACTGGATCGCCGCGCGCGCCTGCTGATGCGGGCGATCCTCGCGGTGACCGGAGTACGGGTCGAACTGAGGGCGCGGGACGACGTTCTCGTCCCCGGACAGACCGTCCTCGTCGAGGCACGCGTCTGGAGCGGCGCCGGCGCCACCCTGGAACTCGACCCGCCGGTCCTCGAGGTCCCCCAGGGGTGGTCGGTGGAGGGCATCGGCCCGGAGGTCGAGACGGAACCCGACGATCTGGGGCCGTTCGCCCGCTTCTTCCGTCAGGAGGATACGGTATTCGATCCGTTGGCCCGGGCGCGGGTCGAGCCGGGCGAACTCGGGCTGTGGCGTTATGCCGTCACGGTGCCCGCGGACGCGCCGCCCGCTTCCCCGTGGTTCCTCGAACGCCCGCGGGACGGCGACCTGTACGAATGGCCCGAGGCGCCCGATCTTCGCGCGCTCCCGTTCCGTCCTCCACCTCTTCACGGCCGAGTGTCCGCGGTCGTGTCGGCGGCAGGCGAACGACTCGACGTCGAGGTCGAGGACCCGGTACGCTATCGGGCCGTGGATGGCGTGACGGGGGAAAGCTGGCGACCGCTGCAGGTCGCGCCGCGCGTATCCGTTGCGGCGGCGGCGCCCACGATGATCTGGCCCGCCAGCCATCCGGACTCACGTGTCGTCGCCTTCCGGGTCTCGAATTTCGCCCGGGAGGCTACGGCCGGAGAGATCGGGCTCGACCTGCCGCCCGGGTGGCGCGCCGCGCCCGAGACGGTGTCGTTCGAGCTCGCCGGAGAGGGAGCGGTTCAGACCGTCGGCTTCTCGGTCGAGCCCCCGGCGGGAGAAGCGGAAGGGGAGTTTCTCGCTCAGCCGCGGATCCGGATCGCCGGCGACGCGGTTCCCGCCACGCGCGCGACGATCATCGACTATCCGCACATCGAGCCGCGACTCCTGGCCGGCGACGCGGCCGTGCGGATCGTGCGTTTCCCCGTTCGCGTCGCGGATCGGCGCATCGGCTACGTGATGGGTTCCGGCGACGACGGGCCCGAAGCCATTCGGCAGCTCGGGCTCGACGTCGAACTCATCGAACCGGGAGACTGGGAGGCCGAGAGGCTCGACCGCTTCGACACGATCGTGCTCGGGGTCCGGGCCTACGAGGTCCGCGAGGATCTCATCGCGGCGAACGCGGAGTTGCTCGCGTGGGCGGAGCGCGGAGGCACGGTCGTCGTCCAGTACAACCGCTACGAGTTCAACCGTGGGGCCTACGCGCCGTACCCGATCGCCATCGGCCGCCCCGCGCCCCGAGTCACGGAGGAGGACGCCTCCGTCACGCTCGTCGATCCGCAGGCGCCCGTTCTGATGGAGCCCAACCGGCTCGGCCCGGCCGATTTCGAAGGCTGGGTCCAGGAGCGCGGACTGTACTTCCCCGATGCGTGGGACGAACGATACCAGGCGCCGCTGGAGATGGCCGACACGGGCGAACCGCCGAATCGCGGCAGCCTGCTCGCCGCCCCGGTGGGTCGCGGACTCTACATTCACACATCGCTCTCCTTCTTCCGGCAACTGCGCGCGGGCGTGCCCGGCGCCTTTCGTCTGTGGGCGAACCTGCTCTCCCTCGACGGGAGCCGCTGGCGCGAGATCGCCGCCCCGTGA
- a CDS encoding cupin domain-containing protein: MSEAKPRHFRWEELPWERVTGQLGRRMVTGDRAMIAQVLLEKGAVVPTHSHENEQFTYILEGALHFWLGEDGQDEVVVRAGEILHIPSHVPHKAIALEKTLDLDIFCPPRTDWLDGTDSYFHDTDD, encoded by the coding sequence ATGAGCGAAGCGAAGCCCCGGCATTTCCGCTGGGAGGAGTTGCCCTGGGAGCGCGTGACCGGGCAGTTGGGCCGGCGCATGGTGACGGGAGACCGGGCCATGATTGCGCAGGTTCTGCTCGAGAAGGGTGCGGTCGTTCCCACCCACTCGCACGAGAATGAACAGTTCACATACATCCTCGAGGGTGCATTGCACTTCTGGCTGGGCGAGGACGGGCAGGACGAAGTCGTCGTACGAGCGGGCGAGATCCTCCATATCCCCTCTCACGTCCCGCACAAGGCCATAGCACTCGAAAAGACGCTGGATCTCGACATTTTCTGTCCCCCCCGCACGGACTGGCTCGACGGGACCGACTCCTACTTTCACGACACGGACGACTGA